A region from the Riemerella anatipestifer genome encodes:
- the purE gene encoding 5-(carboxyamino)imidazole ribonucleotide mutase, producing MVGIIMGSQSDLPIMQQAADFLQSMEIPYELTVVSAHRTPERMFDYAKTAKERGLKVIIAGAGGAAHLPGMVASCTTLPVIGVPILSSNSIDGWDSVLSILQMPSGIPVATVALNGATNAGILAAKILGSADESISNSLENYQESLKNKVLDSIEYIKTQHPNQFD from the coding sequence ATGGTAGGAATTATTATGGGCAGCCAAAGCGATTTACCAATAATGCAACAAGCAGCAGATTTTTTACAATCTATGGAGATACCGTATGAACTTACGGTGGTGTCTGCACACAGAACTCCAGAAAGAATGTTTGATTATGCTAAAACCGCTAAAGAAAGAGGTCTTAAAGTTATTATAGCGGGAGCTGGTGGAGCGGCTCACCTCCCAGGTATGGTGGCAAGTTGTACTACACTTCCTGTAATTGGAGTGCCAATACTTAGTAGTAATTCTATTGATGGCTGGGATTCGGTACTATCTATATTACAAATGCCTTCGGGAATACCTGTAGCAACGGTAGCTCTTAACGGAGCCACTAATGCTGGAATACTAGCTGCCAAAATTTTAGGCTCAGCGGACGAAAGTATTTCTAATTCATTAGAAAATTATCAAGAAAGTTTAAAAAATAAAGTATTGGATAGTATAGAGTACATTAAAACTCAGCACCCTAATCAATTTGATTGA
- a CDS encoding purine-nucleoside phosphorylase, whose protein sequence is MLEKFKETAAFIKNIIGDTPDFAIVLGSGLGKLKDEVEAIHTLDYADIPNFPQTTVVGHGGSLIYGTLEGKKVLMMSGRFHYYEGHSIETVTFPFRVFHLLGIKNLIVSNASGGVNPNFKVADVMLINDHINMMPEHPLRGKNIDELGPRFVDMSEPYNKKMLSIAEEVAKENNITVHQGVYVALQGPTFETPAEYGLIRAIGGDAVGMSTVPEVIVAKHQGMDVFGISIITDLGGPEIAFNVSHEEVLEAANKAMPNVIKIVKGLVKNY, encoded by the coding sequence ATGTTAGAAAAATTTAAAGAAACAGCAGCGTTTATTAAGAACATTATTGGAGATACACCAGACTTTGCTATCGTGCTAGGCTCTGGATTAGGTAAATTAAAAGACGAAGTAGAGGCAATCCACACTTTGGACTATGCTGATATACCTAACTTTCCTCAAACTACAGTAGTTGGGCACGGAGGTAGCCTAATCTATGGTACACTAGAAGGTAAGAAAGTACTTATGATGAGCGGAAGATTCCACTACTACGAGGGGCATTCTATCGAAACGGTAACCTTCCCTTTCCGTGTGTTCCATTTATTGGGTATTAAAAATCTAATCGTTTCTAATGCTTCAGGTGGGGTAAACCCTAACTTTAAAGTGGCTGATGTGATGCTGATTAACGACCACATCAATATGATGCCAGAACACCCATTAAGAGGTAAAAATATAGATGAATTAGGTCCTCGTTTCGTAGATATGAGTGAGCCTTATAACAAAAAAATGTTGAGCATTGCTGAAGAAGTAGCAAAAGAGAATAACATCACAGTACACCAAGGGGTTTATGTAGCTCTGCAAGGACCTACTTTTGAAACACCTGCTGAATACGGGTTAATCCGTGCTATTGGTGGTGATGCTGTGGGTATGAGTACCGTGCCTGAAGTTATTGTAGCAAAACATCAAGGTATGGATGTATTTGGTATTTCTATCATTACCGATTTAGGCGGACCAGAAATTGCGTTCAATGTTTCTCACGAGGAAGTTTTAGAAGCAGCTAACAAAGCAATGCCTAATGTTATCAAAATTGTAAAAGGCTTAGTAAAGAATTACTAA
- a CDS encoding fibrobacter succinogenes major paralogous domain-containing protein encodes MKKNLLCAVFLPLVLNAQDYSGRVGINTTEPRATLDVKGKGETVNTHSFNIRNNADTDLVIVKDNGWVGMGTQTPIDNNARLEISANSWFPLIINSTNTDGGGIALHPNDFSKRVELSVKGNGDFKIWSAERERLVIDRKGNVGIETPSPKASLDISRKALDLLPAGTPQGVIFPKLTTSERSTFNNVEEGTMIYNTDKKCLEMYLGIVSGVHQWSCLPDVGSNKAQSVAVTAAGFEGSYIGGINFNNSQKVKFKLENNSFSNISSSFADAVTVQNGSANISAGNCQWQKLNGSTPTGSLMSCASPNLITLNSGESAMLWYTMSGTPETGSLQTNFSKLGAQADQSTVVGLGSATINNPKTEYVVSLVYDGTTPKTEIQGKINNGTNKLVVKIPYTNGSGSYNEVTSQAVATTAGQNNDTNKLTLNIPAGNFGVNGTLDATISVDGDGEYLVKMLPPGEEYEIATIPYTLNGQQYSVVLKGIGGIPDRCFGKTTFDCVGYGAKELEHQFLYVPIQGPDGRTWLNNNLGTEYAKIDSPWFNPVQQATLKSDWKAYGSLFQWQRNPDGHELINWTGPTSGMPKYNNPSSYLSASWTTPDTNQFIKVNNRPFYWTNAIYKPGNLVLWQKNGATNPCPSGYHVPTRDELKALHSAYTGQDGEIDGRNELWFDTILRLTANGYRAMGNAAFGYQGTAGWIRSSTEMTTLHHQIGSSSINGEYGWAANAFSVRCIKDN; translated from the coding sequence ATGAAAAAAAACTTATTATGCGCGGTGTTTCTGCCTTTGGTGCTGAACGCCCAAGATTACAGTGGTAGAGTGGGCATCAACACTACTGAGCCGAGAGCCACTTTAGATGTAAAAGGAAAGGGTGAAACCGTAAATACCCATTCCTTTAATATCCGTAATAATGCTGATACCGACTTGGTAATAGTAAAAGATAACGGATGGGTGGGAATGGGAACCCAAACCCCAATTGATAACAATGCTAGATTAGAAATCTCAGCCAATAGCTGGTTTCCGCTAATTATTAACTCTACTAATACCGATGGAGGTGGTATTGCCCTACATCCTAATGACTTTAGTAAGAGAGTTGAGCTGAGTGTAAAAGGTAATGGTGATTTTAAAATCTGGTCAGCAGAGCGGGAGCGTTTAGTCATCGACAGAAAAGGAAATGTAGGGATAGAAACACCATCCCCTAAAGCCAGTTTAGACATTTCTAGGAAAGCACTTGATCTTTTACCTGCGGGTACTCCTCAGGGAGTTATTTTTCCAAAACTCACTACTTCAGAACGTTCTACTTTTAATAATGTAGAAGAAGGCACTATGATTTACAATACCGATAAGAAATGTCTAGAGATGTATCTGGGCATAGTTTCAGGGGTGCACCAATGGTCTTGCTTACCCGATGTAGGGAGTAATAAAGCACAAAGTGTAGCGGTAACGGCGGCAGGTTTTGAGGGCTCTTATATTGGAGGCATTAACTTCAATAATAGCCAAAAAGTCAAGTTTAAGTTAGAAAACAACTCGTTTTCTAATATTAGTTCATCTTTTGCAGATGCCGTTACAGTACAGAATGGCTCAGCTAATATTTCGGCAGGGAATTGCCAATGGCAAAAGCTTAATGGTTCTACACCTACAGGTAGCTTGATGTCGTGTGCCTCGCCCAACCTTATCACTTTGAACTCGGGAGAGTCGGCGATGTTATGGTACACTATGAGTGGTACCCCCGAAACAGGCTCTTTACAAACTAATTTTAGTAAGTTAGGTGCACAAGCAGACCAATCGACTGTCGTAGGTTTAGGTTCTGCCACTATTAATAACCCTAAAACGGAGTATGTAGTTTCGCTTGTTTATGACGGAACCACACCAAAAACGGAAATCCAAGGCAAGATAAATAATGGAACGAATAAATTGGTGGTAAAAATACCTTATACTAACGGTAGTGGGTCTTATAACGAGGTAACCTCTCAAGCAGTAGCTACCACTGCAGGACAAAATAATGACACCAATAAGCTTACACTTAATATCCCAGCAGGAAATTTTGGCGTGAATGGAACTTTAGATGCCACTATAAGTGTAGATGGCGATGGGGAGTATCTCGTAAAAATGTTACCTCCAGGGGAAGAGTACGAAATTGCCACCATACCTTACACACTAAACGGACAGCAGTATAGTGTAGTGCTTAAAGGTATTGGGGGTATCCCAGACCGTTGTTTTGGTAAAACAACATTTGATTGTGTGGGTTATGGTGCTAAAGAATTAGAACATCAATTCCTCTATGTTCCTATCCAAGGTCCAGACGGCAGAACTTGGCTGAATAATAACCTTGGAACAGAATATGCTAAAATAGACTCACCGTGGTTTAACCCAGTACAGCAAGCTACTCTTAAGTCAGATTGGAAGGCTTATGGTTCGCTATTCCAATGGCAGCGTAACCCTGATGGACATGAACTTATTAATTGGACTGGACCTACTAGTGGTATGCCTAAATATAACAATCCTAGCTCCTATCTGTCAGCCTCTTGGACGACACCTGATACCAATCAGTTTATTAAGGTCAATAATAGGCCGTTCTATTGGACGAATGCTATCTATAAGCCAGGAAATCTTGTATTATGGCAAAAGAATGGTGCTACCAACCCTTGCCCATCAGGTTATCATGTACCAACAAGAGACGAACTAAAAGCTTTGCATAGTGCATATACTGGTCAAGATGGAGAAATAGATGGAAGAAATGAGTTGTGGTTTGACACGATTCTACGATTGACTGCGAATGGTTATCGTGCAATGGGTAATGCCGCTTTTGGGTATCAGGGAACAGCAGGTTGGATAAGATCATCAACAGAAATGACTACACTACATCATCAAATTGGTTCCAGCTCGATTAATGGTGAGTATGGTTGGGCAGCAAATGCCTTTAGTGTGCGTTGCATTAAGGATAACTAA
- the rnhA gene encoding ribonuclease HI: MKIDIYTDGACSGNPGRGGYGVIMRVSGLNYEKAFSQGFRKTTNNRMELLAVIVALEKLKNNENEVHIYTDSKYVSDAINQKWLYGWIKKGFNKVKNPDLWQRLVPLMRMHNPTFHWIKGHNGHPDNERCDRLAVAAANAPTLEIDKGYEENATLDSLF, translated from the coding sequence ATGAAGATTGATATCTACACAGATGGAGCTTGTAGTGGAAATCCAGGCAGAGGTGGCTATGGAGTTATTATGCGAGTTTCTGGACTGAATTATGAGAAAGCATTTTCGCAAGGGTTTAGAAAAACGACTAATAACCGTATGGAACTATTGGCGGTTATTGTGGCATTAGAAAAACTTAAAAACAACGAAAACGAAGTTCATATCTATACTGATAGCAAGTATGTCTCCGATGCCATTAACCAAAAGTGGCTGTATGGTTGGATAAAAAAAGGATTTAATAAAGTTAAAAATCCTGATTTGTGGCAAAGGTTAGTCCCTTTGATGAGAATGCACAACCCAACTTTCCATTGGATTAAAGGGCACAACGGACACCCCGATAATGAACGTTGCGATAGACTAGCCGTAGCCGCTGCAAATGCTCCTACACTAGAAATAGACAAGGGTTACGAAGAAAACGCAACCCTTGACTCATTGTTTTAG
- the dnaB gene encoding replicative DNA helicase, whose product MAQKETLSSLVNGNFAKELSISQGKMPPNAVDLERLVIGAFLIDKKALDNTYDLLTPEVFYDPRHQEIYRIIIKLFGDNTPIDILTVIQELKKQEKLNLAGGDAYIIDLTTGISSSAHIEYHARVILEKYILRSLINVSANVIDNSYKESTDVFELLDRAEQSFFEITNGTIKKGFDTASSLVSEAIEKIKSLKDKEGLSGIPSGFTQLDKETGGWQNSDLIIIAARPGMGKTAFILSMARNIAVEHQIPIAVFSLEMASVQLITRMISSETGISSEKLRKGQMSDEEWQRLFNNVAALENAPLYIDETPALSIFDFRAKCRRLVMQHGVRIIMVDYLQLMTANSGKGGTREQEISTISRSLKAIAKELNVPIIALSQLSRTVETRPNKRPQLSDLRESGAIEQDADIVSFIFRPEYYKIDFWDNDEEGAQTSTTNQAEIILAKHRNGATGEVRLSFFKEIAKFADLDLYGGYESSNFGRMDNNPSGFESIKTTIQPSAAFDIPDNISGSSMNEIDDYDDMPF is encoded by the coding sequence ATGGCACAAAAGGAAACATTATCATCTTTAGTCAACGGTAATTTTGCGAAGGAACTCTCTATTTCTCAAGGCAAAATGCCACCCAATGCAGTAGATTTAGAAAGACTGGTTATAGGAGCTTTTCTTATTGATAAAAAGGCACTTGATAATACTTACGATTTACTCACGCCTGAGGTATTTTACGACCCTAGACATCAGGAGATTTACCGTATCATCATTAAATTATTTGGTGATAATACGCCGATAGACATTCTAACGGTAATCCAAGAATTAAAGAAGCAAGAAAAACTTAATTTGGCTGGTGGGGACGCTTATATCATAGATTTAACCACAGGCATCAGTTCTTCTGCCCATATAGAATACCACGCGAGAGTTATCCTAGAAAAATACATTTTGAGGTCGCTCATCAATGTATCTGCGAATGTGATAGACAATTCTTACAAAGAATCTACAGATGTATTTGAACTTTTAGACCGTGCCGAACAATCTTTTTTTGAAATCACCAACGGAACGATAAAAAAGGGCTTTGATACTGCTAGTTCTTTAGTAAGTGAAGCCATTGAAAAAATTAAATCTCTTAAAGATAAAGAAGGGCTTTCGGGTATTCCTTCGGGATTTACCCAACTTGATAAGGAAACAGGAGGTTGGCAAAACTCGGATTTGATTATCATAGCAGCTCGTCCTGGTATGGGGAAAACGGCGTTTATCCTTTCTATGGCTAGAAATATTGCAGTAGAACATCAAATTCCTATTGCTGTATTTTCATTAGAGATGGCATCAGTACAGCTTATTACCAGAATGATTTCTTCCGAAACAGGGATTTCCTCTGAAAAATTAAGAAAAGGTCAAATGAGCGATGAAGAATGGCAACGCCTCTTTAACAATGTTGCTGCTTTAGAAAACGCTCCACTTTATATAGATGAAACACCAGCTCTCTCCATTTTTGACTTTAGAGCAAAATGCCGAAGACTTGTAATGCAACACGGCGTGAGAATCATTATGGTGGATTATTTACAGCTAATGACTGCAAACTCTGGAAAAGGTGGTACAAGGGAGCAAGAAATTTCCACCATATCTCGTTCATTAAAAGCCATAGCAAAGGAACTCAATGTGCCTATTATTGCTTTATCACAGCTTTCTAGAACGGTGGAAACTCGCCCTAACAAACGCCCTCAACTTTCTGATTTAAGGGAATCTGGTGCGATAGAGCAAGATGCGGATATTGTATCTTTTATCTTCCGTCCAGAATATTATAAGATAGATTTTTGGGATAATGATGAGGAAGGAGCACAAACCAGCACTACCAACCAAGCCGAAATTATTTTAGCAAAACACCGTAATGGTGCTACGGGCGAAGTAAGGCTTTCTTTCTTTAAAGAAATTGCCAAGTTTGCGGATTTAGATTTATACGGCGGTTACGAAAGTTCTAATTTTGGGCGAATGGATAATAATCCTAGCGGATTTGAAAGCATCAAAACTACCATACAACCAAGTGCTGCATTTGATATTCCAGATAATATTTCTGGGTCTTCTATGAATGAGATTGATGATTATGACGATATGCCATTCTAA
- the lpxK gene encoding tetraacyldisaccharide 4'-kinase: protein MKRWYLYPFSLIYHLGTSVRNKMYDWGLLPSTKFNTSIINVGNLSVGGSGKSPMVMHIAELLSKSHRTGVLSRGYGRTTKGYGVVNYNSNYKTVGDEAMQLFERFKNRFVIGVSEDRVFGAKKLISDMDLDVLVLDDAFQHRRINAGLNILMTDYNDPYFKDFILPAGNLRESRNGMKRAHIIVVSKCPANITEEKKQYYISRISPKHYQKVFFSTINYDETVFSKTQSLPDNNLAYYDILVITGIANPTPFLEHLNRFAKRVKHLKFKDHHSFTDADVQKIISEYKKMGDYKMILTTEKDFVRLKTFEYLSDKLYYWPINVEMDKLEEFNKIILNYVRKI from the coding sequence ATGAAAAGATGGTATCTCTATCCTTTTTCCTTAATCTATCATCTAGGGACTTCTGTAAGAAACAAAATGTATGATTGGGGATTGTTGCCTTCTACGAAATTTAATACATCTATTATCAATGTAGGTAACCTCTCCGTAGGTGGTAGCGGGAAATCTCCAATGGTAATGCATATTGCAGAACTCCTTTCAAAAAGTCATCGTACGGGAGTGCTTTCTAGAGGCTATGGACGTACTACCAAAGGCTATGGAGTTGTGAATTACAATAGTAATTATAAAACGGTAGGCGATGAAGCTATGCAACTTTTTGAACGCTTTAAGAATCGTTTTGTAATTGGGGTAAGTGAGGATAGAGTTTTCGGTGCTAAGAAACTTATTTCTGATATGGATTTAGATGTGCTAGTGCTAGATGATGCATTTCAGCACCGCCGAATCAATGCAGGGCTTAACATCTTAATGACCGACTACAACGACCCTTACTTTAAAGACTTTATTCTTCCTGCAGGGAATTTAAGGGAGAGCCGAAACGGAATGAAAAGGGCTCATATCATTGTAGTTTCTAAATGTCCTGCCAATATTACGGAGGAGAAAAAACAATACTATATTTCTAGAATAAGCCCTAAACATTACCAAAAGGTATTTTTCTCCACCATCAATTATGATGAAACGGTGTTCTCCAAAACACAATCTTTACCAGATAATAATTTGGCTTATTACGATATATTGGTGATTACAGGAATTGCCAATCCAACGCCTTTCCTAGAACATCTGAATAGATTTGCTAAGAGAGTAAAGCACCTTAAATTTAAAGACCACCACAGCTTTACAGATGCTGATGTGCAAAAAATAATCTCCGAGTATAAAAAAATGGGAGATTATAAAATGATACTTACCACAGAAAAAGATTTTGTAAGGCTAAAAACTTTTGAATATCTAAGTGATAAATTATATTACTGGCCTATCAATGTAGAAATGGATAAGCTAGAGGAGTTTAACAAAATAATACTGAATTATGTTAGAAAAATTTAA
- a CDS encoding HU family DNA-binding protein: MPIKYNVIERVNPSKRDEKKWYANAKADGEITFKALSKEIAQGSTTVSDTDVLAVLNDLTKLLSKHLSDGKIVRLGDFGSFQVGISSNGEDEANKVTASSIKSAKIQFRPGEDLRGMLLTAKYEKYSK, from the coding sequence ATGCCTATTAAATACAATGTAATAGAAAGGGTAAACCCCTCTAAAAGAGATGAGAAAAAGTGGTATGCCAATGCCAAAGCAGATGGCGAAATTACCTTCAAAGCCTTAAGCAAAGAAATCGCCCAAGGTTCCACCACTGTAAGCGATACCGATGTGCTGGCGGTGCTTAATGACCTCACTAAGCTGCTATCCAAACACTTGTCCGATGGCAAAATAGTAAGATTGGGAGATTTTGGTTCTTTTCAAGTTGGCATTTCCTCCAATGGCGAAGACGAAGCCAATAAAGTTACCGCCTCTAGTATTAAGAGTGCTAAAATTCAGTTTCGCCCAGGGGAAGATTTACGCGGTATGCTCTTAACAGCAAAATACGAGAAGTATAGTAAATAA
- a CDS encoding SIMPL domain-containing protein → MKHLFLTLMLFCGQLIFGQKNFLDQPYLETSGKADTLVIPDKITININLNEADTKNKISVEEQEKRMEGALKKLGINTEKDLSLNGLSSGFKTYFLKGQNIIKQKNYSLIVRNAVTAGKVLMALEEQGISNVNISKLEYTKEEELLLALKSKAVLKSRLTAERMVKTLNQKLGKAIFISDENNAYPQVTPMMMRSAKAVESYDATSEAPIDIEFNKIKYETFVNVKFQLD, encoded by the coding sequence ATGAAACATTTATTTTTAACCCTTATGCTATTCTGCGGACAGCTTATTTTTGGGCAGAAGAACTTTTTAGACCAACCTTATTTAGAAACTTCGGGCAAAGCAGATACATTGGTAATACCTGATAAAATAACCATTAACATCAACCTCAACGAGGCCGATACTAAAAATAAAATATCGGTAGAAGAACAAGAAAAAAGAATGGAAGGTGCCCTTAAAAAGCTAGGCATCAATACCGAAAAAGATTTATCTCTTAATGGTTTATCTAGTGGGTTTAAAACTTACTTCTTAAAAGGTCAAAACATTATTAAACAAAAGAACTACTCTCTTATTGTTCGTAATGCGGTTACGGCGGGTAAAGTCTTGATGGCGCTAGAAGAGCAAGGCATTTCTAATGTGAACATTTCTAAACTAGAATACACCAAAGAAGAAGAACTTTTGTTAGCCCTAAAGAGTAAAGCCGTTTTAAAATCCAGACTAACAGCGGAGCGAATGGTAAAAACTTTAAATCAAAAATTAGGTAAAGCTATCTTTATTTCCGATGAAAATAATGCCTATCCTCAAGTAACTCCTATGATGATGCGTTCCGCAAAAGCAGTGGAAAGCTATGATGCTACTTCAGAAGCTCCTATTGATATAGAGTTTAATAAAATCAAGTACGAAACTTTTGTTAATGTTAAATTTCAGCTAGATTAA
- the tyrS gene encoding tyrosine--tRNA ligase, which produces MNPFIEELKWRGLVHDMMPGTEDLLNKEMTKAYIGFDPTADSLHIGSLIPIKILAHFQQHGHKPIALVGGATGMIGDPSGKSAERNLLDEATLKHYEECIKGQLSRLLDFESDSPNKAELVNNYDWMKSISFLEFARDIGKHITVNYMMAKDSVKKRFSGDAGVEGMSFTEFTYQLLQGYDFLHLYQNQGVKLQMGGSDQWGNITTGTELIRRKAQGEAYALTVPLITKADGTKFGKSEAGENIWLDAKKTSPYRFYQFWLNATDEDAERFIKFYTFLNKEEIEALINGHREAPHERKLQKKLAQEVTSWVHGEAEYQKAVKASEILFGHSTAEDLVALDETTFLDIFDGVPQQELSRKELVGINITDLLADSGFLKSKGEAKRELKGNAISVNKSKVNEEFCLSEKDFIDDKFILLQKGKKSYFIVKAI; this is translated from the coding sequence ATGAACCCTTTTATAGAAGAACTTAAATGGCGTGGTTTAGTCCACGATATGATGCCTGGCACAGAAGACTTGCTAAATAAAGAAATGACGAAGGCTTATATCGGTTTTGACCCTACAGCCGACTCACTGCATATCGGAAGTTTAATTCCTATTAAAATATTGGCTCATTTTCAGCAACATGGGCACAAGCCTATCGCACTAGTAGGTGGTGCTACAGGAATGATTGGAGACCCTTCTGGAAAGTCTGCAGAAAGAAATCTTTTAGATGAAGCTACATTAAAACATTATGAAGAATGTATCAAAGGTCAGCTTTCTCGTTTATTAGATTTTGAAAGTGATAGCCCTAACAAAGCAGAACTCGTAAATAATTACGATTGGATGAAATCTATCTCTTTCCTTGAATTTGCTAGAGACATCGGAAAGCACATTACCGTAAATTATATGATGGCAAAAGATTCTGTAAAGAAAAGATTTTCTGGCGATGCAGGTGTTGAAGGTATGAGCTTTACGGAGTTTACCTATCAGCTTCTACAAGGGTATGACTTTCTTCATCTTTACCAAAATCAAGGTGTTAAACTTCAGATGGGAGGTTCAGACCAATGGGGAAATATCACTACCGGTACTGAACTCATTAGAAGAAAAGCACAAGGAGAGGCTTATGCACTTACAGTTCCGCTAATTACGAAAGCTGATGGTACCAAATTCGGAAAGAGTGAAGCTGGTGAAAATATTTGGCTAGATGCTAAAAAGACTTCTCCGTACCGTTTTTATCAGTTTTGGCTTAATGCTACTGATGAAGATGCAGAACGCTTTATTAAATTCTATACTTTCCTTAATAAAGAGGAAATAGAAGCCCTCATAAACGGGCATAGAGAAGCTCCTCACGAAAGAAAATTACAAAAGAAACTGGCACAAGAAGTAACCTCTTGGGTACACGGAGAAGCAGAGTATCAAAAAGCGGTTAAGGCTTCTGAAATTCTCTTTGGTCATTCTACAGCAGAGGATTTGGTGGCACTAGATGAGACCACATTTTTGGATATTTTTGATGGTGTACCTCAGCAAGAACTATCTAGAAAGGAACTTGTTGGAATAAACATTACCGACTTATTAGCGGATTCAGGTTTTTTAAAATCAAAAGGAGAGGCTAAAAGAGAACTAAAAGGAAATGCCATTTCTGTCAACAAATCCAAAGTAAATGAGGAGTTTTGTCTATCTGAAAAGGATTTTATAGACGATAAGTTTATTCTTTTACAAAAAGGGAAAAAGAGTTATTTCATAGTAAAAGCCATTTAA
- a CDS encoding alpha/beta hydrolase, with product MMDLYHLVREPQNITSETPMLVLLHGYGSNEEDLFSFVPNLPEDWLIVSFRAPKSTPYQGYAWFDINLMDENNLIDVEQAKVAIEELYTNIQALKQHYGISSKVHLCGFSQGGMLSYALAFRFPSLFSKVACMSCYPELKLLEGYPKSKKEIEHLRFFVSHGTDDVIIPLEWGRKAADLLYDLGAYFTFREYMSGHGINQKNYIDLMEFMGTP from the coding sequence ATGATGGATTTGTACCACTTAGTTAGAGAGCCACAGAATATCACCTCTGAAACTCCAATGCTTGTTCTTCTGCACGGATATGGTAGTAATGAGGAGGATTTGTTTTCATTCGTGCCTAATCTACCAGAAGATTGGCTTATCGTGAGTTTTAGAGCTCCTAAGTCTACGCCTTATCAAGGTTACGCTTGGTTTGATATTAACCTTATGGACGAAAATAACCTTATAGATGTAGAACAGGCAAAAGTAGCAATAGAAGAACTTTATACTAATATACAGGCTTTAAAACAGCATTATGGCATTAGTTCTAAAGTTCATTTATGTGGGTTTAGTCAGGGCGGTATGCTAAGCTATGCTTTGGCATTTAGGTTTCCTTCATTATTTAGTAAAGTAGCTTGTATGAGCTGTTACCCTGAACTAAAATTATTGGAAGGGTATCCAAAATCAAAAAAGGAAATAGAACATCTTAGATTTTTTGTTTCGCACGGTACAGATGATGTTATTATTCCTTTGGAATGGGGACGAAAGGCAGCCGATTTACTCTATGATTTAGGGGCTTATTTTACTTTTAGAGAGTATATGAGTGGACACGGCATCAATCAAAAAAATTATATAGATTTAATGGAATTTATGGGAACACCTTAG